Part of the Quercus robur chromosome 5, dhQueRobu3.1, whole genome shotgun sequence genome, CCCCCTTCCCAAACAACACCCGCTGCCCAAGCTGGACCTGCTGTCCAAGCTGAACCTGTTCCCACTCCAACAAATGCTGAGGCACTTCCACCTAGACCTAGTGATAAAACCAAAGTGAGTGAGATAGCTGCTGATTGTGGTAATAATAGGAAAAAGTCTAGTGCCTGGgatcattttgaaaaaataaaaatgagtgaggGTCAATTTAAGGCTGTTTGCCATTATTGCCAAAAAACTTACCGTGCTAATAGTAAGGGTCATGGTACTACTAATTTATTGAATCATACACCAAACTGTGTTAAGAACCCTAATAGAGCTTCACTTAAAGGGCAACAAACCTTAGCATTTGAACCCAAAATGAATGGGGAGGAAGGGTTTAAGCTTGTACCAACAGCCTTTACTGTTGAGGCTTCTAGGAAGGCACTCGCAGAAATGATTATAATAGACGAGTTGCCTTTTAGGTTTGTTGAAGGGTATGGGTttcaaaaatattcaacaaCCTTACAACCTAAGTTGCAAATCAGGGATATCACATCTCGTCAAACTGTGGCTAGAGATGTGATTAGCATTTAtggtgttgagagagagaaactaaggGAAGCCTTGAAAGGTCGTAGGGTGTGCCTTACTACGGACACATGGACTAGTATTCAAAATCTGAATTATATGTCCCTCACAGGTCATTTTATTGATGATGATTGGAACTTGCataaaagaattttgaatttttgtcaagtGGAAGACCATAGGGGGGAGACTATAGGTAGAAAGATTGAGATGTGTCTCCGTGAGTGGGGTGTTGATGGCATATTCACCTTGACAGTGGATAATGCTTCCTCTAATGGTGCTaccattaaatttttacaaacagTAACTAAAGATTGGAAAGGGACTATTTTAGAACATGAGTTCTTGCACATGAGGTGTTGTGCACATATCTTAAATCTGATTGTGGGAGATGGTATGAAAGAAATTGATCCGTCCATTGCTAGGGTGCGTGAAGCAGTGAGGTATGTGAAGTCCTCaccaaatagaaatcaaacttttaGGAGTATTATGGAGATATTAGGTATTGAATCCAAATGTTTACTAAGTCTTGATGTACCAACTAGGTGGAACTCTACCTATCTCATGTTAGATACTGctgaaaaatttgagaaagtgtTCCTAAGAATGGACTTTGAGGATGATAGCTATTCTTCATACTTTTTGAACAAGGAAAATAGTGGTGGTTTGGGATCTCCTTGTGgggttgattttcaaaattgtaggacatttgtgggtttcttgaaacttttttaCAATGCAACTAAAAAGTTCTCCGGTTCTTTGTATGTGACTTCAAATACTTTCTTTGATGAGATGTTtgtaattcaagaaaatattgctcatttaattaaatctcaaaatcatctcttgaAAAACATGGCAACTAAAATGGAAGCTAAGTTTGAAAAGTACTGGGGGAAAGGGGATAAAATTAATAAGCTTTTGTATGTGGCTGTGGTGCTGGATCCAAGGAAGAAAAtgaggtttttgaagttttctttttttgaaatttatgggGATGAAGTGGCTAATGAGATGGTTGACTTGGTGGGGAGTTTTATGGCTAGGTTGTATGATGATTACTCTAGGGTTGATTCACCAAATGTGGTGCTACCAAGTGAGAATGAGAGGACACACATGGAAGGTGATACAGTTGGTTGTAGTGATCCGTATGCAATGGTTAATTCACGATATGAGCGGTTTTTAGAGGTTGAGAAGTCTATAGGATGTAGCAATGAGATGGAAAAATATTTGGCTGAAAATTGTGAGAGTAGAAGGGAtgtgaaatttgagattttgggGTGGTGGAAAGCCAATTCAGATAGGTACCCAGTGCTGTCCAAAATGGCTAGGGATGTGCTGGCTGTACCTGTTTCTATGGTTGCTTCTGAATCGGCTTTTAGTACCGGAGGGCGCATACTTGATCCATTTCGAAGTTCACTCTCCCCTCTCATGGTTCAAAATCTTATTTGTGCTCAAAACTGGCTGCAAGCCCGTGTCCCAATTTCTTTTCGCAAGTCAAAGGACGAGATGGAGGCCTTGGAGGATGAATTTCATGAATTAGGTAATATGTTTAACTTCTAATCTTCTTGTTTACTAAGTGTTATTAAATGAGTCATATACTTGAgcaaaatttaatctattgtctcaattttttcttttctagttttaaatCAAACAACAACAGCAGCAAATTCTAGTTCCTGTTCAAACAAAGGTGGTACTCGTACCACAGTCAATATTGATGAATGATCACTGATTGGGTATGTTTCTgcctttataatttttgttcatattggtgTCCCTTTTGGTTATTCTGTAGCTGTTATTCTGTCTTTATATAgtattgataaatatttttccCCTTGTATTGTAGGAGGATTGAAGGTCGCCTTTTGTATAGGAGGCagtttttttggatatattttgAAGCTTTTTTGGACAGATGTGTAGCTTTTCTAATTATAATTATACATGAACTCTTGTCTTGCTTAGAGGAAGGAAAACTTAGCATCTGTGTAGGCTTTCCTCTCTATAAGTTATGGACATGTTAACTATAGAAAATAGAGTAGTTATTTACTGCCTTAGGAaagctattttttggaaatacttaATAGTATTTCATAGTTGTAACTTATTATATATACTGCTGGGAACTGCCTACTGATTTGGTAGTTTATTGCCTTGTGCAGTAACTGCCTTCTCTGCTGCCTCTATGGctttatatatcaaattatgaAGATGATGTATTTTTAGTAGTGCTTGTAGCCTATGTGGTTCTGGAAATTTGTTTGATGTGTGGAATGGTTGGTAGGTACTGCCTAGGCCTAAAGGCTTGACAGATTGATGAATGTGGAAACAAAATGGTACTGCCTAGGCCTTAAGGCTTAggcaatttggaaaatatttgttataaatttataatgtgTGGATGATGAAAAGGTGGTAACAAAAATGGTAATTGTGTTTTATTGATGAATGTGGAAACAAAATGGTACTGCCCAGGCCTCAAGGCTTAggcaattttcaaaatatttgttATAATGTGTGGAATGTGGATGATGAACAGGTGGTAACAAAATGATAATtgtgtatttgtgtttttatcTATTTGATTAATGCTTAGGTTTTACATTCTATTGATATTTAACATGTATCCAGATTTTACTCTGAAGTCATACTCAATGAAGGCCCATTTTACATactttgaattcatattttgaaatttgaattgatAATGTATTGGTATTTTACATTCTGGGAAGTATGAATTTGGAGTTTTGGACAAATTATAGTAGAGTTGAAGGcccattttaaaagaaatttagtaAAAAACAGGCCCAATCTGATATGTTAAGATTCAAAAACTCTTAATTCGTTGAAAAGTCCAATAATTTCGGCCAAaaggcccaaaaaaattaatttcaataaaatttacagAAAAGGCCCAATAAGAGGTCCAACCCGTTCAAACCGATGATCCGACCCGTTCAAACCGATGATCTGACCCGGCGGGTTTAACCCATATTATAGATGATTGCGGGTCCGTTTTTCAGTGACCCGACCCAATCGGGTCGAGTGCGGGTTGGGCCCAAACCCGGGCTGActcgacccgtggacagccctaatcTCAACTGCCCTTTTGTCGTTTATGTTTAtacaaaatgtaaaattttcgTTTTtacgggaaaaaaaaaaaagaaatcgtttttttttttttttttttgagaatagtgACATGTTTTGTCTTATATACCATATATAGAATATGTTATGCCCTGACGGACGGCAGTTTTTGTCTTAtaatgtatttttattattatttttggaaatgtcatatatatatatatatatataagacaaaatcttatttaatatttccattaaaaaaaaatttgtcttgCTTTTAGTCTTCGAGAGCAACTACATCACTTTTTCTAAAAGATTCcatctattttacacaaaaaaaaaaaaaaaaaaaaaaaaaaacttattttttctatttaaaccatcacttttacaaaatacccacatcaatttatttattttacaagatatttcaataaaatattcatttttcatcaattttttattattttccctaATGGtcatacttttttaatttaattctttttcttcttgacaTTGAAGAGAGGGTGAGAGAGAGTCTGACAAGGCaagggagaggagagagaaaaaaatttaaaataataggaTAGAAAGCTACATGTAAATACACACGGTTACTgtagtaattttgcatatgAATAGTATTATAGATGGACTGATGTAGAtagtttttaagaaaaatgtgtaaaaatgaacactttttctattttgcactgACTAATGCAAGTGCTCTAACTCAAGTGAATTTTCCATATAAAGTTAAATTCTTAATGCAAGTCTGTTTGGCACCAACTTAAACctagtttttagcttttatatatagttttttaaaatttcattttttctcacttttttcaatatacaaaaatactttaacatactttcaataaaaaaatttcagtaaaAAGCTagataagttgttcccaaacaaACATATAGATATTTACAACAGATTTTAGGTTACAAATTGttattaataagtaataacGAAATGtcagtggtgggttcaaattaaaatcttgTCATTCATAATTTATTGTGAGATTTTTTTGTACATACAACTACTCGAAGTTAaaagaaaccttttttttaaggcAGAAAACACATtctagtccctacatttttaggttattcccattttagtccctacattttatttttactacttttagtccctatcttgAAAAACGTTTCTCGTTTTGGTCATTGCCATTATATCAGAAATGGAGAAAGCTGACGTGGCAAATGGcaggaataaataatactaaattaatgtccacgtgacctaaattaataataaaaaatgttttttggcattaaaaaatgccacgtcagcatctaaattaaaaaaattaatttattaattttaactaaataaaaaaaaattaaaaactaaaaatcatatgaattgagatctaagtgtgtcttgaataagaacaataagaatacaaacccagatccaagaacacaaacacagaaattaaaaaaaaaaaaaaaaaaaaagagttcataATTTTCTGACAAAACTTCTCACAGAATTAGAGCACAACATTCCAATTCTACACAATTAAGCTAGATAACATAACTCATTGCATCAATAACACCTACAACTTCAAAATGAGTTCCACAAAACACAATATCGAAAACCCACATTAAAAAACACCTCCAATTTTGCACAAATAAGCTAGATAACATAATCCATTGCAGCAATAACACCTAAAAAACTTCGAAATTAAGTTCACTAACACGCACAATATCGAAAACCCACatcaaaaaaacacaaaaagggCATAAATTTACAACAAAAAGAGCTCAATTTTACCGCGGCGTGATCATAAGGGTGATTGTAACGGCACCTACTACCATATCCACAAAACATAGTAAGTTAAGCAAAACATTATCTAATTTAAAACATCTTACAGAATTTCTAAAACTTTGAGGTGAAGCGAATCTGGAAGTGGAAGTGGAAGTGGAAGAGCGTCGTCTTAGCGGTGGTGACTTTTCAGACTTTCCAAACTGCCCCTATCGGAACTCAATCTGGGCAACCTTCTGAAACCCTGAGAAGGAGACAGCCTCGGTGACCTCCTCCTAACCACCTCACATTGCATTATTAAAGTGGTTTTCTTAgctacattattattattgactTTTGGAGAGGAAGGCACCAGATCGATGTTGCTCTCCTCAAGCAACATTGGCGAATTCAAATGCAAAGATTcggatttggattttggagagGAAGACATTTTTGCTTGCGATTtggaatttgagagagagagattccaaTTCCAAATCtgaatctttaaaaaaaaatcttttttttttttttaatttctgggtttgtgtacttggatctgggtttgtgttcttgttattcttgttcaaaacacacttagatctcaattcatatgatttttagtttttattttttttttatttagttaaattaataaattaaaatttttaatttagttgctgacgtggcattttttaatgccaaaaaacattttttattattaatttaggccacatagacattaatttagtattatttattcttgtcgtttgccacatcagcttTCTCTGTTTCTGATGTAACAGTAGGAACTAAAacgggaagcgtttttcaggatagagactaaaagtggtaaaaataaaatatagggactaaaatgggaatagCCTGAAAATATAGAGACTAAAATGTGATTTCcgccttttttttaatcatggttAGAAATCTACCCCAACTTGTACCCTAGGGTCTTGAATCacaaacaccccccccccctccctcttTCTAAGTACTTAGGGAGGTACCATCATACTAAAAATGTCTACAGAGTTAAAAGTAAGGCTATAAATGAACCAAACTATTAATAAACAGCTCGAACTTGGCTTAATAAAAACTCtttcatatttgtttgtttataaacgaGCCAAGCTTGAGCCTTAGAGgcttatttaatattatttaataaacaagctgaatctagtaaaaaaaattgttcatgaacaagctcATGAACAATAGGGCTCTAGAAAAACAAGCTACGCTTAATTTGGTTTATGGACTTCATAATAAGATTGATATGAGCTTGAAATATAAACTAATATCTTACTaaacttttaattaattaggagTTAGGACCACATATCTAAATCAAATGGGCTTAATAATATGCTTAACATGGGTTTAGTAATGTACTTGTATTGTatctcaagctcaaaaacttgatattaagcttgagttTGAACTTAAACTCAACTTGATTAATGAATTGAGTGAAGCTAAGCTAAGCTTAAGTTTAGGTTTTTGGACTAATTGACAAGTTCAAGATTAAACATAATTTATATGTTTGGTTTGATCGAACTCAAGTCAAATTTgaattctttctcaaaaaaaaaaggtcaaatttgaatattttatatttgtcgTCAAGCTAAGCTTGAACctctaatatttaacaaaacttACAATCCTAATTAAAAGAAACCCTTTAATTGGTAAACAAATTTAATTCAACTGCCACCCATGGATCCTACACATTCACACGgtcaaactcaaaaaaaataagagggttgaaacttgaaacacaCAATAGTcggcaaaatttgccaaatagtagctttttagaaaaaattttgctACATAACATGCGGATGAAACATTTTAGTAAGTTGGActgtttttggaactcgagttccaacccATTCCCTCTTGGATGAAGTCTgacatgaaccaaaaaaaaaaagaaaaaaaaaaaagaggtggaACTCAAGTCTCTTTTGTACAGAACTCGAGTTTCCTAAACTCGAGTTCCGTGTGAAAAAtcttagaactcgagtttcaaaaacttaagtttcatttaaaaaaaaaaaaaaaaaacagtctaACTAACTAAAATGTTTCCTTTACATGCTTTTTTGctcatatttttccaaaaagatgtttttctgcaaattttGCCCACAATAGTCTGTAACGTTCagtttagttctttaaaaaaaaaaaaaaaaaaaaaaaaaagaaggtaagaACTAAGAAGTTCTCTCCCTATTCCTCTGAAAGGTAAGAGCAGTGCTGGAACATTACATCTGATCGGAAGATCAATCATTCTAGAATTCTTGCCAAATACATTCAGGGACCCATCTTCCATACCAATTCAGCAAAAGTGCATAGCGTGCTAAAATATGTGCCACTACATATGGCCGAgtccctttcaaaaaaattaataaaaactgcctactttgtattttcttttttaaatgctaaaatacgTGCCACTATATGGCCGAgtccctttcaaaaaaattaataaaaactgcctactttgtattttttttttttaaatgctaaaatatgtGCCACTATATGGCCGAgtccctttcaaaaaaattaataaaaaactgccta contains:
- the LOC126725544 gene encoding zinc finger BED domain-containing protein RICESLEEPER 1-like, encoding MATKMEAKFEKYWGKGDKINKLLYVAVVLDPRKKMRFLKFSFFEIYGDEVANEMVDLVGSFMARLYDDYSRVDSPNVVLPSENERTHMEGDTVGCSDPYAMVNSRYERFLEVEKSIGCSNEMEKYLAENCESRRDVKFEILGWWKANSDRYPVLSKMARDVLAVPVSMVASESAFSTGGRILDPFRSSLSPLMVQNLICAQNWLQARVPISFRKSKDEMEALEDEFHELVLNQTTTAANSSSCSNKGGTRTTVNIDE